One stretch of Nicotiana tabacum cultivar K326 chromosome 18, ASM71507v2, whole genome shotgun sequence DNA includes these proteins:
- the LOC107794664 gene encoding putative mitochondrial protein AtMg01250, which translates to MIGTANATMPAIQPDIMTKGPILTISQQKVLSRAFTKEEVYQVLIGLNFPKVFVKWLMVCVQTVSCSIIVNGRATAPFTAERCVRQDDPLSPYLFVIAMEYLTRLLKTLKDNPNFNYHPWSAKLNLVQLRFADDLLLFCRCDVISAKLLYACFESFSKASGLVANQGKSSIYFGGVSSSTQ; encoded by the exons ATGATAGGGACTGCCAATGCAACAATGCCTGCCATCCAGCCTGACATAATGACCAAAGGTCCTATACTTACCATAAGCCAACAAAAAGTACTTAGCAGAGCATTCACCAAGGAAGAAGTATACCAG GTTCTTATTGGGCTGAACTTTCCTAAAGTTTTTGTGAAATGGCTTATGGTATGTGTTCAAACGGTCTCATGCTCCATTATAGTTAATGGTAGGGCAACTGCACCCTTTACTGCAGAAAGATGTGTGAGACAGGATGATCCCCTATCCCCATATCTCTTTGTCATAGCAATGGAATACCTTACTAGACTTCTGAAGACTCTGAAGGACAATCCAAATTTCAACTACCATCCCTGGTCTGCCAAACTAAATCTAGTGCAGTTAAGATTTGCTGATGACCTACTGCTATTCTGCAGATGTGATGTGATCTCTGCTAAGCTGCTATATGCATGCTTTGAAAGCTTCTCTAAGGCATCTGGACTAGTTGCTAACCAAGGGAAGAGCTCTATTTACTTTGGAGGGGTCTCATCATCTACGCAGTAG